From Pieris rapae chromosome 15, ilPieRapa1.1, whole genome shotgun sequence:
TTGTGTATGGACTTATACATGATATTTTATCATGTTTCAACAActaaggtcggcaacgcatccgcgagccctctaggatcgagtgtccatgggcggcgttcTACTCTAgagaaatattattgttattgtgaCTGCTGCATagaacagattttttaaaaatctatctaGTATATACTCataggttttttaaatttatatagcatatatagtaaaatcatttattaattaataataacttggACGGGTCACATATATCtttatgtcaaatatttacaGACAAAAGATATTGTATTAGATTTTAGTAACAAAgttgttaaatttttcttgtcttattattttaacattcttATTACCTAAGATTAAGAAACTGGTGGgtcaaacattatttatcatattatggCAGTTGcaatatatttgtaggaaTGTTACAACTTTgtgcaaaaataatatctaaatattataaaacattgaaaaattacttCATGCAAACATCtataaaaaagttgtatttaaGGATAGTGGAATTTTTCgttctttttaatatagatacataatattctatttcatATAAGATAGTTTAAATGCAAACATAGTTTACTTTAAAATGAGATTCCTAATAAAATAGGATACTAAAATAAAGGACGGCGAATCTATACTAAATAAGGGCTTAATGTTAATCTATacttagaaattaaataattgacaaatataatactattgtCAATTATCGGCCATttgatttaatgtaaattttataaaaaaaataattactaatggACATATTAGGGAGCGTTCAGGCATTACGTCACGGAATTTTCAGAGATTcttcccccccccccccctcatGTAACGCGCCGTAACGTTTTTCTGTACCCTATAAGAAAACGTTTCGTTACCCAGTGACTcattaaacctaaaagttgCCATTTATGTGTTCTTAAGTAccggaaagtcgaaaataatattgacaataacgcataaaatttaaaattatatctaaataattatacgtttaaatacaataatacataactataatccgtaaaaaagtgttttctttaaatgtgtaaaagttatgttaataaaagagaatactataataacgcataattcaatCACCGCCCCGCATCGTAACGTTTTACTTTTAGCATACTTGAACTCTCCTTTATCTACTCCCTTATTTAAGAGATTTCTTTTAGTTTGATTATGTCTTAATGATCCAATTGATTAAGGCACATATTTGCaagcttaataatattttaaaatcttaaatctaaacattgtaaatttataatataggttTTTTAGACTGGAGTTTCAAGACTACTCTCATTAACGTCATTAAGCATTGGTTCCATTTCAAGAGTAGGCTTGGTTTCATATCAAATTTGTGAAGCAGGCATGGTAGACACCGTTGAGTGTGGAGTTGTTGGTCTTGAACCAGCTAAAGATGCATTAAGAGATGCCATGGTACCCATCTGAAAAGGTGACATATTAGTAGGTAGGTTGAGATTCAAAACTTCACAGTTAATAGTCTACTTGGATCTAGTGTTTTTAATGCAGCGtgcgttaaattaaatatctcttgtaattaaatgttttaaaatattttaaacacagaAAGCAGTTTttgctaattatattttagatctcgtgttctaatataatattctaaagattttgtaaaaataatataaaattgacgAAATCTAAGGTTGCTACTTACTCGTAAATGGGCCAAATCTTCCAACTTTGTCAAGTCAGCTAGTtccaaatataaactatatacaaGTAACCATCCATAGATGCCGctgacaataaaaacaatccaAAAAAGgcacattattatattgtatgcaAATATCATGTCATTAACTATGGAAGCAAATATAAATGCAACTGcacgaaataatataaatactccAAACGCATACAACCAAGGGACAATGCGCTTTTCATGTTCCTAAAAGAAAATCTCATATTAATGACTGGTACTCTGaatctacataaaataatgtattacaaTGTACGCATACATTATGTTTTAGATctgttcttatatatatttggtgAAAGCTTGCTGAGGCATTTTGGATAtctaaattaacatttgaaaACTTACTTTTCGCAAAGCACTTATAAGCATAATACTAGTTACTAATACTGCAACAGATCCAATCCaggaaaataatgaaaacacAATGAGAACATTGCGaactgaaacaaataattcaaaattacattatttatgggaattttaaatcatatcatacagttaagaatattttcactAAAACTGACAGATAAATACCAATTTTACATACACAAAAACTTAAGTAAAACAGTGTAATATAACtggtatttgaattttaagaattatattttatagcttGTATAAATAAGGGTAAACAAGAAACATAATTTCAACTTAAAAATGTTGAGAAAGTTATTCATGAAAttcttttgtaataattaagtatgtattaacacatcaaaaatttacttaccaGGTGCACTACCTACATAAACAAATTGATAGCTCATCACATAGTATCCGTAATGCACAGAACCAGGTGTTGCCATTCCAAGGCAATACAAGTCAAATATACTCTGGGCGAATGTAAATAAAGCTATAAACTGCAAAATGATACatgtaaatacttttacagaatttaaatattgccatAAGATAAAAggttaattaaagttttatcaaaatagaaagtatttattacttagccaatatatattgttatttttaatttagaaaaagctTAAGTGTAGCATGTTTTTAGCAACTAAGTACAGGAACAAACTATGTTATTGACTGAGGACTTAATATTGttgtgtttttcttttaagtatACTTACCACAGCTAGAGATCCTGTTAGTAATGAACCTCTCTGTAAGTCCAAAACAAAAGCATCATGGAGGATTGGCTTCTGATACCATGGTACTCGCAGAGATTTAACGGATTTTGATGAGCGAAGATTTGTAGATGacctaataaaattttatgttaaatcagactaaatgtatttttttattattttgatcgATCTATAAGAATAATTTGGCAAATATGATAGGTGATATATACCATGGTTTCTCAAGAAAGGATAataaatcgtcaaatctaatAGAGATTATAAgacgtatttattattaacttaacttaCTTTCCTGTATAGTGTGAATATACAGAAGGTGTTGATCTATAAGTCGAAGGAGCTTTTTTCCCGTACATTATACTTCTTTCAAAATACTTTGGTTAACGCCCTTGTTTACGCGACACAACAACAGTCGGCAACTTTAACACACGTAAATCAGTAGCATTTATACACACTTAATAATTGGCATACAAcgcaatacaaataaatatttagttatggtgttttaatttaaaaagagacaattttagtttattttataaatacaatctaGATACAAAAACGATTTTGTAAAACTTCAAATTCGTTTGGCAGTTGCCTCGTGCCACAGAATACGAATTCAGCGTCTGAATTTGTTGCCACAGATGAGCtaaaacatattaagaaaactatataagtttttttcttgatcaagatacttaatatatgaaaatctcGCAAGGAAAGAGAAAGAGTGGCCGTCCCATGCAAACCTGGCGCCGTACAGTCGCAGACGAGGCAAAGAGAGCCGGAaagacttggagcgaggtgaaatgCGAGGCTCAAGACCAAACGCGATGAAAACTGACTGTGGACGCTCTCTGCCCCTTCTAGGGATTATAGAACATTAGGTCATACCAAAATAATAAGCAGTCGTGTACCTCCTTAAATTAAGGTTCTATACATGTGAACTTAAGCAGAGATTGTAATTGAGAAAGTAGATAGTACagaaaaaagatatatttggCATCACTGTTGTTCTAAGCTTTTCagcagaaaataaatttaaacgttATCTAAAGTATACTCATAATGAAAATGATACAAAGAAGATCAGgtgtttcaaaatattttaaccttaAGCGCTTATATTatcagttattaaattaaataataatatcaaaacgtGTCACAACAACAAATTTTACTtcacaaacttttttttaaaaggtcAGTTCTAACATAAATAGGACCACACTGCCACAAACATTTAGGACACTTCAGTGCATTACATTTCATTGTAGGCTGTTGTAAATCACGCCAATAACTCGTTGAATCTCTCGAAACCATTGAAGCATTATCAAATTCATAGTTTTTCCATTTTTTCTCGTTTTTGTGGTTGTAGTCAAAACGTTCATGTAGATATTTTGTTAGCTTTTCGATTTTTTCAGCTGCGGTCAAAGAGTTGCTATCTCGAATCGTTGATTCGTCAGTAGATTCAAGAATATCAGATATTTCGGTGCGATTTTCAAAAGATAAATCACAAATATGACTGTCCTCCGCGATTGATTTGGTCGCTGGTGGTGCAGCTGTGAACATTTTCGTTGAGTCAGCTCTATGCACCTAGAGAAAAATGTTAGTAAGGTAGTTTTGCTGACCAAGATTATTGAAACGTTAATtcataagtttataaatatatttaagaagtatatattacattacataacttacatttttttggTTCATTCGGTTGAAACCATTCCTGAGGTCCAGTGCCACACCTGCAGAAAGGTGGTTGTTGGCCTTGCATCATGAAAATGAATGGGGATTGATCTTTACTGGTAGTCATGAAATCTCGCATGTTTTCCGCAAATTGTGGATTACTCTGCCATTGCTCAAAGCAGTTTTTGAAGAATTCTGAAGGattgtctatatttttattcaaaacatgACGATGAAAGCAATCTTCGCAGAAAACTTGTCCATAGTAAATCTTCACATTTGACTTAGGAACGTTCTGGCAGAAATCTACaaagcaaaattaaatactaatttgtaattttatttgtcatttaTCTAATATCCTataacaaactttaaaatcATCTTACAGCATCGAGCACAGTGTGAATGAAAACACTGATcaccaatatatattttgtcgtCACCAATTGCTTGCAGACATCTCGCGCAAAAACAGCGCTTCTGCATATCTTCTGGTGGATTTTCAAAACTCTTGGAACCTGTCAGACAAACAAGTTcggtttaatttataatctgcatacagtaaataataacCGGGTAGTCTCATTTTAAGACATGtcataataactttaatttgctgaatttaataatacttatttataaatttacatagtaatatgTATTCCAATGTCAAAGTCGAAATTTAACCAGCAACTTCTTTTCTAGATCATTGGATTTAAAACtcgaaaaataaacatttgcaAACGatctagaaataattaattaagaataaaacatgttttttttaccagTAGTTTCCGTATTTCCCTGTTGTTTTGAACCCGGAGCCCACTGCATCCACCAACTATTTGAGTGGATACGGGGGTTTTCTCCTCTAAATCTCGATAGTACGTGGTTTTTAAAGCattcattacaaaatacatGACCATAAAACATCTTCAGATGCTGAGGCACCGTTCTGCATATACCTGATAACCAAACAAATTTTCTGTagcatcatttttttattattaagtagaacacctaaatttaaaacaacttaCAGCACATGCTGCATAATCGGTGGAAATTTTGGCCTTCAATGTCAACTTTATCCTCTGCATCAATGGGTAAAAAGCAACGCGCACAGAAACATTTCTTGGATTCTTGATTATCCATAAtgaatttctaatttaaaccgaattttaattcttttatgaCAAATTTTGTAAGCCGACAATACGTTATATGACAATGCTGAATAAGAAATAGAagattaatagttttaaaaatagaaagaaaatcaaatcaaaagtaaagtaaaaagtgTTTACTTTGGTCAAAGAGTATTTACTTACACATGAATTCCAATAATTTCATCAATCAtagtagtttaatttatttttactgaaggttttttgaaaaattacgGGTTCCGTTGATCATATGATCAACACTCCACTTCTTGGCAGCCAGGTATGATTTCGATACATTTATACTTTCATAacgtacatttattaaatatatatctaattgaagctaatttatttctattaatattatagtatatggGTGCCTAAAATTTGGTTAAATTTGGCCGCAAATAAGAGTTACCTGCTGTTAAAGATGATATTttaatggaaaaatataaattgccgTCATgtagacgatattttatttaaataacaagagAACGAAATGTTCcccaaaaatcaattcaaaataatttcattgaaaaTACTAGCGGGCAAATTTTTATAGGCAACTTggtacatatatattcttctaattataaatatacataaaattggAATTTAGCAAATAACCGATGAGCGCACTAATCCTGTATCCGGATTTTAGACCATTTCGATTACGGATgtctgatttttataaaaccgaTAAATCGTC
This genomic window contains:
- the LOC110997948 gene encoding uncharacterized protein LOC110997948, which translates into the protein MYGKKAPSTYRSTPSVYSHYTGKSSTNLRSSKSVKSLRVPWYQKPILHDAFVLDLQRGSLLTGSLAVFIALFTFAQSIFDLYCLGMATPGSVHYGYYVMSYQFVYVGSAPVRNVLIVFSLFSWIGSVAVLVTSIMLISALRKEHEKRIVPWLYAFGVFILFRAVAFIFASIVNDMIFAYNIIMCLFWIVFIVSGIYGWLLVYSLYLELADLTKLEDLAHLRMGTMASLNASLAGSRPTTPHSTVSTMPASQI
- the LOC110997934 gene encoding uncharacterized protein LOC110997934 isoform X1: MDNQESKKCFCARCFLPIDAEDKVDIEGQNFHRLCSMCCICRTVPQHLKMFYGHVFCNECFKNHVLSRFRGENPRIHSNSWWMQWAPGSKQQGNTETTGSKSFENPPEDMQKRCFCARCLQAIGDDKIYIGDQCFHSHCARCYFCQNVPKSNVKIYYGQVFCEDCFHRHVLNKNIDNPSEFFKNCFEQWQSNPQFAENMRDFMTTSKDQSPFIFMMQGQQPPFCRCGTGPQEWFQPNEPKKSAPPATKSIAEDSHICDLSFENRTEISDILESTDESTIRDSNSLTAAEKIEKLTKYLHERFDYNHKNEKKWKNYEFDNASMVSRDSTSYWRDLQQPTMKCNALKCPKCLWQCGPIYVRTDLLKKSL
- the LOC110997934 gene encoding cysteine and glycine-rich protein 1 isoform X2, which encodes MDNQESKKCFCARCFLPIDAEDKVDIEGQNFHRLCSMCCICRTVPQHLKMFYGHVFCNECFKNHVLSRFRGENPRIHSNSWWMQWAPGSKQQGNTETTGSKSFENPPEDMQKRCFCARCLQAIGDDKIYIGDQCFHSHCARCYFCQNVPKSNVKIYYGQVFCEDCFHRHVLNKNIDNPSEFFKNCFEQWQSNPQFAENMRDFMTTSKDQSPFIFMMQGQQPPFCRCGTGPQEWFQPNEPKKCA